A single Candidatus Methylomirabilota bacterium DNA region contains:
- a CDS encoding LemA family protein, translating to MDEGIRSAWAQVENQFQRRADLIPNLVATVKGYAAHEREVLESIADARARMAGAKSVEDKISSSNALDVALGRLLVVVERYPNLKADRSFIRLMDELAGTENRLAVERKRYNELVQGYNSRIRSFPERIVAGLFHFQQASYFQAAESAKAAPTVEFAK from the coding sequence ATGGACGAGGGGATCAGATCAGCCTGGGCCCAAGTCGAGAATCAGTTTCAGCGCCGGGCGGACCTGATACCGAATCTGGTTGCGACAGTGAAAGGGTATGCCGCTCACGAGCGAGAGGTGTTGGAGAGCATCGCCGATGCCAGGGCGAGGATGGCGGGAGCCAAGAGCGTTGAGGACAAGATCAGCAGCAGCAACGCCTTGGATGTGGCGCTTGGACGCCTGCTGGTGGTCGTGGAGCGGTACCCGAACCTCAAAGCGGATCGGAGCTTCATCCGCCTGATGGATGAGTTGGCAGGAACAGAAAACCGATTGGCCGTCGAACGAAAGCGATATAATGAGCTGGTGCAGGGCTACAACAGCCGGATTCGCAGCTTTCCTGAGCGGATCGTCGCCGGACTGTTCCATTTTCAGCAGGCGAGCTACTTCCAGGCGGCTGAGTCGGCGAAGGCGGCGCCAACGGTAGAGTTTGCCAAGTGA
- a CDS encoding ribonuclease HI family protein — MTARSAGGPDTGPTPRGLRLVIHIDGAARGNPGPAGIGVMLEAGDGLLHHAFCQYIGTATNNVAEYEALLFALREAGKLHPAVIKIRSDSELLVRQVQGRYRVKSPRLAALYAQALTLIHQLSAAGCQLSVEHIGRELNRQADALANRALDEALSEAPREEGQS, encoded by the coding sequence ATGACGGCGCGGAGCGCGGGGGGCCCGGATACCGGCCCGACCCCGCGCGGGCTGCGACTGGTGATTCACATCGACGGGGCGGCCCGCGGAAATCCAGGACCGGCCGGGATCGGCGTCATGCTGGAGGCAGGGGACGGACTATTGCACCACGCGTTCTGCCAATACATCGGCACAGCGACCAACAACGTTGCCGAATATGAAGCGCTCCTTTTTGCGCTGAGGGAGGCAGGGAAACTTCACCCCGCCGTGATCAAGATTCGATCCGATTCCGAGTTGCTGGTCAGACAGGTTCAGGGCAGGTATCGAGTCAAAAGCCCGCGTCTCGCCGCGTTATACGCGCAAGCGCTCACGCTCATACATCAGCTATCCGCTGCCGGCTGTCAGTTGTCAGTTGAGCATATCGGTCGTGAGCTGAACCGCCAGGCGGACGCGCTCGCAAACCGCGCGCTCGATGAAGCGTTGTCCGAAGCGCCCCGCGAGGAGGGCCAATCGTGA